In Myxocyprinus asiaticus isolate MX2 ecotype Aquarium Trade chromosome 8, UBuf_Myxa_2, whole genome shotgun sequence, a single genomic region encodes these proteins:
- the lbx1b gene encoding transcription factor LBX1b, translated as MTTIKVVKIGEAMERLGLNPLDHLPAPASSNKPLTPFSIADILSKPSVRRTRRMHLIPASDRPWQSIAISKHTLITQTSPLCALQELTSKTFKGLELGVLHAAEGRDRLTLFGQRNSPKKRRKSRTAFTNHQLYELEKRFLHQKYLSPANRDQIAHQLALTNAQVITWFQNRRAKMKRDLEEMKADVESVRSTSIVPLDKIVKLADLERCATGTTGVTGHSGPESSPRIGHEYKNAHKLCLSPMSSLSDHTSQDYSEDEDVEIDVDV; from the exons ATGACGACCATCAAAGTTGTCAAAATCGGCGAGGCAATGGAGAGACTTGGGCTGAACCCCCTGGACCACCTTCCAGCGCCCGCGAGTTCCAACAAGCCCTTAACCCCTTTCAGCATCGCAGACATCCTCAGCAAACCGTCTGTCAGACGAACTCGAAGAATGCACCTGATTCCAGCCTCCGACAGACCCTGGCAGAGCATCGCTATATCAAAGCATACTCTTATCACTCAAACATCGCCTCTGTGTGCTCTTCAGGAACTGACGAGCAAAACCTTCAAAGGGCTTGAATTAGGTGTACTCCATGCAGCAGAGG GAAGGGATAGGTTGACTCTATTTGGTCAAAGGAACAGTCCTAAAAAGCGCCGAAAATCTAGGACGGCCTTCACTAACCACCAGTTATATGAACTAGAGAAAAGGTTTCTCCATCAGAAATATTTGTCACCCGCCAACAGAGACCAAATAGCCCATCAACTGGCGCTGACAAATGCGCAGGTTATAACCTGGTTCCAGAATCGACGGGCAAAGATGAAGCGAGACCTGGAGGAGATGAAAGCAGACGTGGAGTCTGTCAGATCTACAAGTATCGTGCCTCTGGATAAAATTGTAAAACTGGCTGATCTTGAGAGGTGCGCGACTGGAACCACGGGAGTGACGGGGCACTCGGGGCCCGAGTCCTCGCCACGGATAGGTCACGAGTACAAGAATGCGCACAAATTATGTCTGTCCCCCATGTCGTCTCTCTCAGACCACACAAGTCAAGACTACTCCGAGGACGAAGACGTGGAAATAGATGTTGATGTCTGA